From one Xyrauchen texanus isolate HMW12.3.18 chromosome 17, RBS_HiC_50CHRs, whole genome shotgun sequence genomic stretch:
- the LOC127657947 gene encoding induced myeloid leukemia cell differentiation protein Mcl-1 homolog yields the protein MDAANKVSNSNGLLPCIGIATFNAFTKNSVGFVRNQLKIPELKPQSQIRLTGGELQGSEPSTPGSDGEEIDDVFTSTTDTALNMYTREIINTFLKDFTALSHAKVGKNQVLSTMKRVVASLVVKHEIAYTGMITRLNLEEKGDDVSFVKNVAKELFSDGITNWGRIASLLAFGALVCKYQNDRGRSQCVSLVGEEISSYLLSAQRDWLLKNKAWDGFVEFFHVPDTEATVRNTLMAIGSVATVGAALVYWIR from the exons ATGGATGCTGCAAATAAAGTTTCAAACAGCAACGGGTTATTGCCATGCATCGGAATAGCAACGTTTAACGCGTTTACAAAAAACTCGGTCGGTTTTGTTCGCAACCAACTGAAAATTCCAGAACTGAAGCCCCAAAGTCAGATCCGATTGACAGGCGGCGAGCTCCAAGGCTCGGAACCATCCACACCTGGGTCGGACGGCGAGGAAATAGATGATGTTTTCACGTCCACCACCGACACAGCCCTGAATATGTACACACGAGAGATTATTAACACTTTCTTGAAAGATTTTACCGCACTCTCTCATGCTAAGGTTGGGAAAAATCAGGTTTTGTCAACGATGAAGCGAGTTGTTGCAAGTCTCGTTGTAAAGCACGAAATCGCTTATACAG GTATGATCACGCGTCTGAATCTGGAGGAGAAGGGGGATGATGTAAGCTTCGTCAAGAATGTTGCCAAGGAGCTCTTCAGCGACGGCATCACTAACTGGGGTCGTATTGCCAGCTTGCTGGCCTTCGGAGCATTGGTGTGCAAGTACCAAAATGACCGAGGACGGAGCCAGTGTGTGAGTCTGGTGGGGGAAGAGATCTCTTCCTATCTTCTCTCAGCCCAACGGGACTGGCTGCTAAAAAACAAAGCATGG GATGGCTTTGTGGAATTTTTTCATGTCCCGGATACAGAGGCAACTGTGAGAAACACTCTGATGGCCATTGGTAGTGTGGCTACTGTTGGAGCTGCACTTGTCTATTGGATACGGTGA